The genomic stretch CGCGACTAGCTCATCATCCAGCCAGCTCCTCATGACCAGAAATGCCTGTTCTGCATCTTTATCTTCGTCCGGAGAATTGGGCTGGTGAGCAAATCCATGACCTCTTCCTTCGAAAATCACTACCCTTGATCCTCTACCGATACTATTCTCAATATCCCTCAACAAACTCACTGGACAAAGTGGATCTTCATCCCCTGAAATAAACAAGATCGGCACATTTATATTGCAAGCCGTGGATCTGTCGATCCTTGTACCGTAGAAGGAGACTCCAGCACTAAAATGATTGGACTCGTCTTTGGCCAGAATGTCTATTACTCGGCCACCGCCAAAACAGAATCCGATAACACCAAGCTTCTTGGAGATCCCCGCGGATAAAAGTTCATTGACCAGCCAATCTTTTGCCATTCCGATGTCCTTTGCGACCCTGTCTGGTTGTTGACCAGCATACCATTGCTCAAAGAGGTTCTTCGGCCTGTCTTTTGTCCATGGATCTCCACGAAATAAGTCTGGAAGCAGCACACTGCGATAAACCCGCAAAGTTCATATCAGTTTGGGGGTTGAGATAAAGGATTAACAAAAGAAGATCAATGAGAGAAGGACAAGCCCCGAGCTATAACACTTGGCTCCGTCTTTGTGGGAAAATCACAAATCAAACTGTTGTTTTCAGGTTATGTTACACATTTTATAAAGGTTCTCCTAGTTAGATCTTAAAACCAATAGTTTCACTAGCAATAACAAAGCAAGTCGACGTACTTGTAACCGTTACAAGCAACTCGATACGCAAACTCCCGCGTGGAGGAATCCTCAAATCCATATATATCGGACAAGAGCAGTATCCCAGTGCCATTGTTGTTTTTCACGGCCGTGAAAAGGTAAGCACGGATGAGATCGTCACCATCCCCCAGGGAAAGTTCCGTCCCATTGACCAATTCACATGCCTCGTCATTTTCGCTTTCGAGTTCTGCTAGGCTGCAGTATATCTTGTTTGAGGAAGGTTGTACTTCTGATTTCCATGCTTTCAACTTGGAAGCAATCTGAACACAGACTGAAGCTTCAGAGTTAGAAATCGCCACTATACAGAACGGACAGTGTACACAGGAGCTTACTATCACTTGTCGGGGATGAAAATTACCGGCACTACTCAAATGCAAGCGATGCTGCAGGTAAAGCTGCAGCAATCGTGACtaaaatatatgaataaatgaAGGAATGTCTTGCATACTCTCTCAATTGATAAATATGCAGTCCCCTCTGTTAAAAAGTATCTAGAAGCGAGAAGTTTTGACTGTTCTGAGATTTAAAAGGCCCACAGAGGCATAGATAAGTTGAAGGTTTCTCTGAGAAAACTTAAACTTATTGGTTTAATATTAAATGTTAAACTGTcttttcatctaacagcttaagcttttatcACGGTTGGCAgtggtctcacaaaatctcacatgcgATAAGAGCAGGAGATTCTAAGTTTGGATCTTCAGGCCCCTGTTTTCCTCCCCAACTAAATATGTCCACGcttctacttttatttttgttattaattCTAATATCTGCAATAGCTAGTACTCAGATGATGAACATTTGATGCAACATCCATTAGTGCAGTCCACCATTAAAGTTTCTCAACATCTCATTGCACAGATAAAGCAGACTTTGGATTCAGCATAAATTGATCTGAGCAGTGGAGCACAAAACTCagcaaagaaaatgtttttgaaTGTTTGAACGCTGCTGCATTGGATATGAACCAACTGTAGAACCAACTGTAATCTACGGCGAGACTGCGAAAATACAGCTTCCTCATGACAGTATCAAGGAATGCTGCTGTGATggcttgattctaaggcatgaGAAAAGAAACGTATATCTCCACAGGGCAAGTCATTATCTCATAGCTAAGCCAGTCATCAAAGGAACAATCGGTGCTCCAGTTGGCATTTTATCCTATAGGCATATGTATGAACATCTGGTTGCCCCCTTCAGCTCCTGTGTTCATCTCCTCCCCAAAGCTAAACAGCATGCGGCCATGCTAAAGCGATAGTACATTCGAATGAAGTATGCAAGAAAAATAGGATGCAGCGTGGATCGCTGATGAAGACAAAAATGATCTGAAGTTCACGTAGTTGTGGAATCATGCAGTGCTAAACATGACATAATTGCTGAACAACAAGACAACTTTTGAATCAAGCAGTCCATTGGAATCATGCAAATCCTATCTCATCCGAACTTAAAGATCAGCCCCTCCATGTCTGTGTTTCAAGAACCAAAATGGAGGGGCAGAACCAGCGAGCCTTTTCAATTGCGTAAGTAGGTTTATTCACTACTCGTAGAATGCCCTAACAGATTGGATCGAAAGGAGAATGGTGTCCTGCTCCGGTAAAAGGTAAATATTTCATTGGAAACTCTCCGGATAAACGCACTTCTATCCTGTAAATATCTGGTTTGCTTTTCCCAGTTATTCGACCAGTAACAATAGCCAAATCTGGAGTATATCCAAAGTAGCGCTCACCTCTGATGCTTTGTTTAGGTTCTGAGCTGATATCCCCAACCCAATCCCTCTTCTGTTTGAAGACAGAAACGTCATCAACTACATTTAGGGGGAAACCAAGTGCAGAATCAATTTCACCTAAAGTTTCTAATAAAAATGACGACTGATCATGCTTCAAGATACCCATTAAGCATCTTAATAAAGAAATAAGAAATGGATTCTCTGACGACCTCAGCAACGGATTCCGCCTGTTATTTGTGACAACCATGAGTAGattggatctctctctctctctctctctctctctctcagcctcTTTCCATCCGTGAATGTTCAAGTTCAGCATTTACTAATTGAAGTTCCTATCATCATAGCACTTCATGAATACATAAGTTCTTATCACCATCCCTCCCCCCCTGACCACACCCTCACACACCCCACACCCAGAACAAGAACTCACATTCCCTGATCATTTGGCAGCGCTGCTTCCTAAAAGATCTGTCAAAGAGTGTTTTACGGCCGAAATGTTTCTATACCAATTACAAACTGAAAGAACATGATAAAGGGTGGGTTCccgagaaaaaaaggaaaaaagaaactgaCGAACAGAAGTAAAAGCAAAGGGAAACAACCAGTAGCAAGAACAACGACTGAAGAAACAGCGGTGAAGCGGTTGAACTTacaggagagaagagagaagagggtTGATTAGAGGGTCGAAACCCAAACGAGGAGCGTCGGAGGCAGAAGACGAGGTTCTTGTTGGAACCGACGGCGCTGACCGAGGCATGGAAGTGAGGGGCGTTCACCGAGGAagccatctctctctgtctctctctgtgcgAGGGGAGAAGCGCTGATAGCCAAAGCTTTCGAACTGAATTGAACCGGAGATTAATGGGAATATCTTTCTGTGGCCCCCACATTAGAACCGGTCACCGGTAACGAGAAATATCCGAAGGTCCTTCTGCTCACCACCACCCCTTCTCTGTTCTCATGGCCCCGGCCCCGGCCCCCTTTTCTTGTCATgtaagacatttttcatttctccttttctctaacccaaaaacaaacaaattacaaaataataataataataataataaatacaaaatgtctACCTTCTCCGGACACTGACGTGGTCGAGGTTGGCCGTCGATCCCACCGCTTGCCACTACCGAGTGCGGGTTGGCCGACCCTCACCTACACTTGAAGAGGGGTAAATTGCTTCCCGTCAACCGTGGATGGCGGTGGCAGCAATTGCCCCTCTCCCATTTCTGTAAACTTAATTACTTATGTAACTTGACATTATCATGGCATGACAATCTCGTTAGTTGATAATGTTATATAAGCAAAACTGGCCGTAATTGACGAAAAGACCCGATTGCATAATTTGAGTTGTGAAATTATCAACTAAAGAAGACTCAAACactttatttgttttgcaaaaaatgaatgatttaaaaaatattcttttggcattaatgaaaaatattgtcattatcACGGCAAtttaaatctaaatatttttgacgaaaatattttgaatttattcattttcataagcgatacaagtaaccgttttttgaaaaatatttttcaaatcatctatttttctcaaaataaacgAAAACTTATTTATAATATGTGTAGTAGCCGTGAACACATGTATTGCATGGCTATAATAATAAGTTAATAACACCAACTATGTCACTTTAGCCTTCTTTTACAGCAAATTGATTGGACTTGAGTATAACCATTacgattagattttttatttctcgttATAGTTACTTTTGGCAACATCAAAACTCAGTAAGGAAGTTACCAATTTAAAGAAACAGAGCAAATTCAAAAAGAGTAAAGCTTACGCtgcacttttttctctttgcaaTTCTGAAAGAACTGTATTCATATCTGCATTTGAGGTCACCTTTCTTTACAGCTTTGAAAATAACCATGACTTGTGACTCACACACCACACGGCCAACTCTATACATGCTCAGATGGGTCAATCTTCCACTATTAAAACATGCAAATCGCAACAGTTTGGAGACAAAATTGAGCGGCAACGTGGTATCCTCTGCTGGAATCCAGAATCCTTCACTATACCAGATGAAAAGAATGTTACaaactcttttcttcttgttagtTAGGTCCAAACTATAACGCATGAAAAGAGTCGGCCATCCCGCCTCTGCCGGAAGTTGACTACAAGTGTACTTATGAAAGTTGATCAAACCTTGTCAGGCTTTTGGGACTGCGGAGCATTGCATTATGTCATAGGAACACGTGCACTTCATCAATCTATAGATATGCTGATGTCAAGAAATTAATAGCTCTCGACATCAATATATTGCTGCTGTCCTCTAGCGGGACACCAAGAAGGGCCGGTTGAAAGGTATTTAGCTTGCTACATCTCGAGAGACTGGATAGCAAGCTTTGCCGCAACTATTGAAATGTTCTCCTTCACTAAAACTAGTGAGTCTTCTAGCCTCTTGAGTGTTTCTTTAGTATCCATTGCCCTTAACTTCTCTTGTTGCAGCTTGAGCAGCTCCAATTCAGTTGATCCTGCCAAAAGTGACAAACCTAGTTGTTTTCACTATTCGCCACTTGCATGTTAGGTAATGGTTCTCTATTGTTCTAAGTACGCCTTGATAAAGCAATCAAATACTCAAAATATAAAGCGAATATGATAACAACATTCTCTTTGCAATTCTTGATTTGAGTCTGCAACTTCTGTTTCCAAAATAAACACTACTTAATACCTTCAAGAAAACGGAGAAATTCCCTACATGAGTGTGGTTTGTATCAGCTTTTCTTTTGTAAAGACCCATTTCAGCGTGTTTCATAGGACTACTTGTGGGTCTCATGCATTTTAGCTCACCGGTTCATTGGATCTCTCTTTGAGCTAAGAGTAGGCAATTGCAATTCCATCAATTCTAACACAAAGAATTCCTAATCACACTTTTGAGCATtggaattttctactttttacaACTTATCAATGTAGAACACTAGTGTTGTGTAATAGCATCCAATCCTAGGGCATCATCCTCAAGGAAAATCAAAGCAAATAGAACTCTAAATTAGTAAACAGTTGCCCTAGTCAAATATTGCAAATGTGAAAAGTGAGACTAAAGTTCTAGTAGGTCAAATTGTACGGAAGTTTATTTCTGCCTAAAGtaagataatgaaaagagaaGATTTGAGCTGAAATAAAAGGATTCTATTTTTCAGGTTCTTAATCTCAGTTAAAGGGCAACTCCTATGTCAAatgccattaaaaaaaaatatacagaACCTTCGCTAATTACATATTGAAAAGTTGTAGTAGAAAGTTGAAAAAGAGACATTGCCTGACACGGGCTGCAGGGCTGCAAAGGAAACTCGCTCAGCCAATGAAGGAATGAAACTCTCGTCACACCCTACTGATGGTGTGTTTTCAGACCACCTTAGAGAGTTTGCAGTATGTGTTTGCAAGAGTGCCTCCTTGGGAGCCTAACGAAATAAAATTAATGAACATACATTTCATGAAACCCCAGGTGGTAGCTGGAGCACTGTGGTCAATCTGAATGCAGATAGAGAATAACACAATATCATGTACAAACACAAAAGATTGAGCAGGATAAAGCTAGCTTGTAACCACCACCCAGGACCCGTTGCATGACGAAGTAACCCAGAATAATGTTAATATATGTCTTCCAGGATGGCAAATGAACAGGACATTTGCCAAAAAGTGCAAAAGCAAAGACACAGTACTCCAGCTTCTTGTCCAGCTCACAGTAGATTGTCGGGTTGTGTGTCTGCccatacacacacacattcatttatttatattgAGGCTTAGAATTTTGTAGGAGTATAAACATGTGGTCTACTGTTACTCAATTGGCAGCTGAGTCTAGAAGTAAAGCTCACTCATGGTACCCTTTATCATTGATGCACTTTTAATTCCTTGGATAAATTCCAACTCTTGAAGGAAAAACCTAGCTAGTATCTGCCCTACAGAACGCTCAGTTTGTACTTCTCTTGTGTCTGATTATCTTCTTTCCATTCACAGCAAGAGGGTATGCAAAAAGAGAGGTAGGTTAGAAGAAGCAATGATTTCTCGTAGATCATGCAGCATGATAACAATGACCATGAAAGTACTCCTACATGGAAGAACATAAGATGTACAACCCGGTATTTCTTCATTCTAGTTGATTCCTTGAAGGATTAGAACACCGACTGAAACATTCCAAGGGAGAGTAATATACCTTGAGTTTAATTTCCAGCTTAATTAAATCGCAAAGAGACTCTTTTAATTGATCCACTTTTGAGCTAGTTTCACTAGGATTTTCAGCAATTGAGTCCTGCAATGGTATGACTAGACCTTTCAAGTAAGGTTCTGCCTGCAAGTAATTGTAAGCAAGTTAAACtgagaaaaaaatagagtaCAGCTATACTAACTCAGCACACcttaaaatggcaaaaaaaaaaaaaaaggactcaaGACACATCCAAAAAACATATTAATAGTTTCACAGCCAGCCATCAGAGCTCTCCAAATCAAGCATACACGATGCAGAAGTATGGCCATTGCATTCTAGATGCAGAGGAAGCTCCAGTACTCCATCAAGTGGACATATTTAGAGAACAAGAGAATTTCCGTCTTGGGAATGAACATATGACATGTCTAAATCATGCCAACTTGACATAGACCTTCTCAGCAAACTTTCATAGTACTCATGCCGTGAATATATGCAAGGTAGCCTCCAGTCTTCCTTCTGCCATACTCGATAGAAAAGAGTATCCTTCCGAAACTAGTGTTGAAGGGACATTGAAATTGCAGGAGGAGGATATTCTTAAAACAGCAAGTGTGCACACAACAGttttgaagaaggaaaatagaaacaTAAACTTTGCAACAAAAAATTTGCTGGGTACGTCAAAGTACAAATAACAATAAAGAAATCAGGCTGAAACAGAGCAGAAATATTCACGAACTGCTTGCCTGTATAAAGTTTAGAAGTTTGACACGGCAAACTCCTCGTATAGAAACTAGTGCTCCAACATCTAGCTGTTCAACCTGCAGAGCACTGAAACTTCATTTAAATGTCATATCTTCCATATTCAGATTCTAAGAATTCTGATCTATTCCATCCTTTTTCAGTAGAAGCTGACCTTCTCTATCAAAACCAGGCAACCATATTTGGCCGCAAATGATGTCCCATCCGATGAACCAGGTATATTTATGGGCTCGAGTACGAAATGCACAAAGAGATTCTTCCTTGACAGAGACTGTAAGAAATAAAATCCTCATTAAACTTCCGAATATGAATGCATAAAGTTAAAACAACATTTACCATCAAATGAGACACTCTTGCTTGATATATGCAAGGCCATATAGGACAGCCCTCTTTGAGTGAATTGCCGATCACTCACGCTGATCTGGAGCTCTCAAATTAAAGATGAGCAGACACGTTATGATAAAATAGATTCACTATTAGGTGATCAAGGATATAACAACATATCTTTGGCATTAACAAATTCATATTTTAGGTGAAAAATCCTGAACTGTCAACTCTTGTATAAAAGACATGGAACTGAATTCCTGTTAATAACGACGATGAGGAACAAAGGGCAAGGAAGATGATGCTGATACTATACCTCCTCCAGCAGGGCTAAATATATAGCCTCATACAAATGTAGTACTTTACTCTCGGAGGGAACAAGTACCTGCATTTTAATTGACAAAGGTAAGTAGTAGGCCATTCTTAGCTAGAAACAGAATATTTGGTGTCTGATTGGAGTTCAGGAGGTTGTATCAACCGAACAACACCGAGAGACATGCAATGATGAACAATCTTAATAGAGCTGTGTTCATATATGGGCATCATCCAtgataaaatgacaaaaaaattagagagaaaatttctaTGATTccaaatttatatgaaatctcGGCCTTAGGGCATAATTAATCGATAAATTTTCAGACTCAAAGCAAATATGGATAAGCTCTGTCCATTTACTTTTTCATGTTAATCCGCCCTGCTTCTGGAGGACTTGAACAACAATTTGCAACTGGCAGTTCCATATATATTTCTGTCAATTCCAGCAGCAAAGGCAACACAATTCAACAAAGTAAAGAAACGCACAAAGTCAGAAGCATCCTAAGTTAGGGAGACTAAGCAACTACACTACCGAGCTAAATGCTTATGGACAGTAAAAAATACACGTCAAGGTACACAAtttaagtaaaataaatttcaagACTTTCAGAAAAGACACTACCCACGAGTTAAAAAAGGCTTAACAACCTCAGTCGACCACAATACGCGGGACAGAAGAGCATAGAGAGCGGCCACGATACAGTTCACTACTGACCTCGTTCACATTGAAAGGGAGGAGAGGGAgctccaaagaagaagaagaagaagaagaagaagaagcgctGGGAAATAGACGGCGACCCCGTCTGGGGCGCTTCCTCCCGGGGAACAGTTTCGCGGAATCGAAGGAATGAGAAAGAGGGTGACGAAGTTGCAGCGAGAGGGGTTTGAGCGGGACGATTGGGGTCGGAGATACCGGGCGAAGAAGAGTTGGGGTGTCGATGAGAAGGCACCGAATCGAGGGGTTCACGCGGAGACCAGCGACTGGGTAGTGACCGAAAGTCATAGGAAGCGAAGCGCTCGAGGGATTCTCGTAGCAGAGAGGGCGAGTGAGAACGACGACGGTGATGACTGACGGAGGTGATATGGTTTGGATAACTTTTGGCGGTAATGAAGTGCTCCTGTCGGTGACACGAGTACCATTAGAAAGGCACTTTGCCAAAGTAAGCAATACTTCGATTTTCATCGGTTGATTGGGGTTgatacaaaataataataataataataataatgaattgGAAGCTATTAATATCTTTAAATCGTATCCTTATAAATTCCTCGTGGTCTCTTAAATAAGACCCTCGTGTATATTTCCAATcgataaaatttcaaataaagacacgAAATATCCTTatttaaataagggtttgaagtggatattgtttcaaataacaatccgaaatgctttcattttctcaaataaagatttagAGTGAATTTggttttgcataaaaatctgaaGTGTTCATATTAGTCTCCGAAAATGGTTTGACCTTCTCGGCCAGTTAAGCgcattttcctcctttaatattttcatttgtCTTCCTtattaattataatagattaaaaaaataagctaattttgcaaacaaataaaaaaaatcagcccTCCATCGCAGGGCCTTTGTAGACCTTgctgttttttcaatttaattttaaaaaaatgactaaaatgccttTAACTAACTTGTGATGTCATACCTTTCTTTAAGCCTAATATGGTCACTTtattccttatttgaaatagggtCTACTTTAGATcctcaagcccttatttaaaataaaattcattttatgcctttatttgagaaaatgatggcactacGTGttgttatttggaatttttcatttattttttttgtaaaacaaatgaGTTGGAAAAACTCACAATACCCCGATGGAATGAAAATGAACATACAATGAAAAGACTAAATGAGGATATCAGGTTCTAACTTCCCAATCCATTAAATGTTTACCTATTTTACGATTCAAGAACAATTTGAAGATCATAATCAACGAAGAGGTAtagcaatcttttttgaaaaaggtCGTGTTCATGAGGCCATAAACACAAATACTGAAAGGCAAATGGCACAAACATTTTTATGTCCTGAAAAACACAAACTTTAGCTCGGTTTCAAATCTAGCATCGTCAAGTTTCAATCGATGTCCAAATTCTCGTATTCCTTTGCTATGAAAGCTCCTCTCATTATGATCTTGCCACATTCTAGGTCTTATCGTTCTCGACCTGGACGGTGATTAATTCGTGCTCGCGTGATACCAAATAACATCGTTTGTGTGCATCCACTTACATCGACACAATCAATCATTGAATGGAAAATTGACAATCCTTGTTGGGTATTGATCGAAAGTATGTGCATTTTGCGAGaaaaataattaggttagaATCGAGATCCAAATCCAAGTTGATGTTTTTTAACAGAACATTTTTTGGCGAATATGCTTTTTTAACATAAGTCGGCcaacaaaaaaattgggaaaaatctcaaaattacaAAGTCGATATCTATTTTCACGCCCACAAAAAAGGCAAGAGAAAGAAGTAAGAACTGCAATTTACAGCAATCGCGACCCTCGATTGGCGGGAAAATTCACAGTCGGAAGTTGTTCTCTCGAAGTTCGTCGGCGATAATCGTCTGGCTCAAAGGTGGGGGAATCGCGCAAGTGGATGAAACTGATCCTCGCTTTCTGAGTCGgagctgaagaagaaaatggaaatCGAAGAGTCAGAGGCACCGCCATCGCCGCGGCAGCCGAAGGAACCTCCCAAAATCCGGCGGCTCGACGTCTCCGTGGTGAACCGAATCGCCGCCGGGGAGGTCATCCAGCGGCCGGTGTCGGCCGTGAAGGAGCTCATCGAGAATAGCCTCGACGCTCGCTCTACCGCCATCAACGTCGCCGTCAAGGACGGTGGCCTCAAGCTCATCCAAGTCTCCGACGACGGCCATGGCATTCGCGTACGcagtagggaaaaaaaaaattcaatcttttcatGTCGTTTCTTAGTAAGCAAACAGAGCGCTAGTTCGTATTTGCTTCTTATGAAGGAGGAACCTGTGAGAGAATCCAGTGCACTAGTTTCGTCGGGGCGAGCAATTTACTAAATTTTCGAGAAAGGATAGTCCTTTTCGCTTGTAACGTATGGAGCTTGAGTTAATTGTTGGCTTTGTTGGACGTAGTATGAGGACTTGCCTATCCTGTGTGAGAGACACACGACCTCCAAGCTGTCCACGTTTGAGGACTTGCAGACCGTAAAGTCGATGGGTTTTAGAGGAGAGGCGTTGGCGAGCATGACGTATGTCGCTCATGTTACCGTCACCACTATCACCGAAGGACAACTGCATGGTTACAGGTAATTCGATGTTGTGCTGCTTGCTGGATTGTAGGAGATTGATGAAGAGAAATTAGATATTTATTCGACTATTTCAGTTGTTTGTTTTGTGTAAATTCTACATGTTTCGTTTGTTTTCTAGTTATTTGTCATGCTCGTGTACAAAAAATTCTGCGCGTCTGATTTCCTTTCTCGTGTATTATTTGTCCTGGAGTGAGAGAGATGGTCCGACAATGGCTGTCAGCTTCACATATGTTCTATCGGAGATGATAATGCGTTGGATTTTTATTCTTGAGAGATCAACCATAATTATTATCCGATACAAGTAGCTTCAAGTCAAATTTTTACCTAGCACACTTGCTTTTATTGCCTGGATGTGCATAATCTGTTTGTTTCTTTGTACTAGTCAATTTCATTAGCTAGGAGTGGAAGTTTTCCATGGGATAGAAATATAGTATTTTAAGACCGTAGAATCACGATAAACAATGATGCCAAAGATTTTGGAATTTATTCAAAGGAACACATCCTTAAATTGCCTCAATGTTTCTTCAGGGTATCGTATAGAGACGGAGTCATGGAGCACGAACCAAAGGCATGTGCTGCTGTTAAAGGAACTCAGATAATGGTAGGATATATATTCTCTTCATATATTTGGAGTTTATGTCAAGGCACTAAATATTGTTTGGGTTCTCAATTTCCTTGAGAAGGTATGGATTGCATTTTAAGTATCCGTCCTTATGGACAAAACTCACATAGTaggtggttttcttttttgacgaTCTTTTTTTCTATGTTTACTCCTTAATAGGTTGAGAATCTATTCTATAACATGGTTGCTCGGAGGAAGACCCTACAGAACTCAGCTGATGACTATTCGAAGATTGTGGACCTCTTAAGTAGATTTGCCATTCATCATATAGGTTTAAGCTTCTCCTGCAGAAAGGTTTCTCTTCTTTGCTTTACTGATCTTCATTATCCATCTTATCTTTATTGGTTCAATGAGTGGAGGTACTTATTGTCTAAATGAGCAAATTGATGACGCGTGCTCTGACCAGCACGGAGCAGCTAGAGCGGATGTTCATACAATTGCTACTTCGTCAAGGCTTGATGCCATAAAGTCTGTTTATGGTGTTTCTGTTGCTCACAATCTGCTGAAAGTGGAAGCTCGGGATGACGATCCTTCTAGCTCTATTTTTGAGATGAATGGGTTCATTTCCAACGCATCTTACAGTGCAAAGAAGACCACGATGGTTCTTTTCATCAACGGTTTGTATGATTTCCTGTCCTGTTGGTTATCGAAACAAGCTTATGTAACTGAATTAATTTCCATAGTTCATGGAAAGTTTGTCTGATGATTGAAGCTGCCATATTCCCTCCCCTTCTTCCTTTCAACTTACCGCTTGTTAGTAGTGACCAGAGGCATGTAAAGTGGAAACTGCattcttttttcttactttgaaatAGTTTGTGGCGTGGATGCATTTACTGTAAATACTCAGCCTATTGATGACACCTTTTGTCTCTTTCAGTCCCTTTGCTTATATAGAGATTGATCACTTTCATTCATGTCCCTGGAATATATCTCAATATTTTGATGCTTGAGCTCTTTCGATTTGCTTGGAAAGTACTCCGGAAAAAGGTGTGGAGCATACGAGCATCCCAGTTTCTTTGGGGAGATGTTTTGTTAGAATAACTTCTTCCCTATAAGTACTCTCTATTATGTGTTGGCGGCTagcttttttttggtcagtCCTGAGTATAGCTTATGGGTAATATGGCATGAACATCTAGATGTACAATATAAGTCATGGCTTCATCTGTCTCATGCAGATAGATTAGTGGAATGCACTGCATTAAAAAGAGCTATGGAAGTTGTTTATGCTGCAACCTTGCCCAAGGCATCAAAACCCTTCATATATATGGCAATTACCTTGCCACCTGAGCATGTTGATGTAAATATTCATCCGACAAAAAGAGAGGTAATATTCCTTAAAATTTAGGTTCAAAAACTGCAAGTTCAATGGTTTAGAAAATTCAGATAGTTGAGatttctaaaatttctttttgatgtGAATGTTGGAGGTGAACTCTGCAATGCTCTCATTCCG from Rhodamnia argentea isolate NSW1041297 chromosome 2, ASM2092103v1, whole genome shotgun sequence encodes the following:
- the LOC115735433 gene encoding carboxymethylenebutenolidase homolog, with product MWGPQKDIPINLRFNSVRKLWLSALLPSHRERQREMASSVNAPHFHASVSAVGSNKNLVFCLRRSSFGFRPSNQPSSLFSPIASKLKAWKSEVQPSSNKIYCSLAELESENDEACELVNGTELSLGDGDDLIRAYLFTAVKNNNGTGILLLSDIYGFEDSSTREFAYRVACNGYNVLLPDLFRGDPWTKDRPKNLFEQWYAGQQPDRVAKDIGMAKDWLVNELLSAGISKKLGVIGFCFGGGRVIDILAKDESNHFSAGVSFYGTRIDRSTACNINVPILFISGDEDPLCPVSLLRDIENSIGRGSRVVIFEGRGHGFAHQPNSPDEDKDAEQAFLVMRSWLDDELVAGNSS
- the LOC115739139 gene encoding uncharacterized protein LOC115739139 — protein: MTFGHYPVAGLRVNPSIRCLLIDTPTLLRPVSPTPIVPLKPLSLQLRHPLSHSFDSAKLFPGRKRPRRGRRLFPSASSSSSSSSSLELPLLPFNVNEVLVPSESKVLHLYEAIYLALLEESLSRKNLFVHFVLEPINIPGSSDGTSFAAKYGCLVLIEKVEQLDVGALVSIRGVCRVKLLNFIQAEPYLKGLVIPLQDSIAENPSETSSKVDQLKESLCDLIKLEIKLKAPKEALLQTHTANSLRWSENTPSVGCDESFIPSLAERVSFAALQPVSGSTELELLKLQQEKLRAMDTKETLKRLEDSLVLVKENISIVAAKLAIQSLEM